Genomic window (Ruminococcus flavefaciens AE3010):
TTGCTGTTTTTCGTGACGAACCTCACTATCCTGTCCTGCATCTTGTCGAAATAAGAGAGAGTCTGGGGCACTCCGAGAACGGTGCCGTTCATGCGGACTGGGTGGATAGTCATGGAAGCCGTGGGGACTATGAACGAGCGCTTTGCGCTGACGGCAAGTGGGACTCCTATGGAGTGTCCGCCGCCCACGACCAGCGATACGGTGGGAGTTTTCATGCCCGAGATAAGCTCTGCGAGGGCAAGTCCCGCCTCCACGTCGCCGCCTACGGTGTTGAGGATGATGAGAAGTCCCTCCACGCTCCTGTCCTGCTCGATAGCCACGAGAGCGGGGATAATATGCTCATATTTAGTGGTCTTGTTCTGCTCTGCCAGGACATAGTGTCCCTCTATCTGTCCGATGACGGAGAGACAGTGGATAAGGTGCTTGGAGTTTTTTGAGACTGTCCGACCGTTTTCACGGGCGAGCTCGGCTTCCTCAAGCAGCTCCTCGGCAGGAGAATCGGCATTTTTGTTTTTGTCTGTCAATGCATACACCTCCGAAGCTATTTTGTGCAGGCTTCATGAGCGTATACATTATTATTATATACTTTTGCTTTTTAAAAGTCAAGCGGTTTGTAGGGGCGGATATTATCCGCCCGAGCTGTTATCCATTAGCTTGTAGGGGACGGTTACTCCCTACAGTGTAGGGAGATGTCCGAAGGACAGAGGGTCGCGGCTTCTGTTGGAAGTCCTCGACGTCCCGCGCCTTACAATGCAATTATGCTGAAACAATGTGTAGGGGCTGCCTTTGGCAGCCTGCGCCTTACATTGATATTAACATGAACCCACTGTAGGGGCGGGCGTCCTCGACCGTCCTGCAAATGAATTGGAACCTGAACGGGGAGATGTAGGCATCGCCCCCCCTGCACATTGTTCTGACATATATAACGGGTACGGGACACACGGGCGCCGAAACGGCGCCCCTACAACAGCTAATGGCTAAAGGCTAACGGCTAAAGGCTGACTTATTGTGAAAAATGTAGTTTTTGGCTTGACAAATCCGCGGTTTTATTGTATATTTAAGTTGTATAGGTGCGGAGCGATACCGCATCTGAAAAATATTTAATACGAGAGGGGTATTAAAAATGATAATCAAAAAATTAACGGCAGCAGTTTCTGCACTGGCAATGTCTGTGGGTATGCTTTCATACGCTCCCAAGGCAGGTCAGCAGGACGCTGTGTCAACCGCAAACGCAGCTTCAAAATACAACTATGGCGAAGCTCTCCAGAAGTCAATGTTCTTCTATGAAGTACAGCAGTCAGGCAAGCTCCCTGAGTGGAACATGGTACCGTGGCGTGCAGACTCAATGGTGGACGAGGACGGCAAAGAGACAGATGCTGTTCCCGGCGGCTGGTTCGACGCAGGCGACCACTTCAAGTTCTGCCTTACCAATGCTTATTCAGCTTCTATGCTGGGCTGGGGCTACATCGAGTATCAGGACGCTGTTAAAAATGCAGGTCTTGACGAGCTCTACCGTCAGAACCTCCAGTGGGGACTTGACTACGTTATGGGCTGCGACAAGGGCGGCGGAAGCGTAGTAGGAACTATCGGCGACTTCACAGGCGGCTCTACCGACCATAACATCTGGTGCAGCGCTGAGGTATATCTCCGCAAGCATCATCTCAACAACGGCGACTGGGAGCGTCCT
Coding sequences:
- a CDS encoding ClpP family protease yields the protein MTDKNKNADSPAEELLEEAELARENGRTVSKNSKHLIHCLSVIGQIEGHYVLAEQNKTTKYEHIIPALVAIEQDRSVEGLLIILNTVGGDVEAGLALAELISGMKTPTVSLVVGGGHSIGVPLAVSAKRSFIVPTASMTIHPVRMNGTVLGVPQTLSYFDKMQDRIVRFVTKNSNITEENFRTLLMNTEELVLDVGSVVEGEKAVELGLIDSLGSLGDAMDCLYDMIENTEKRYAD